The following are encoded in a window of Rhodomicrobium lacus genomic DNA:
- a CDS encoding Hsp33 family molecular chaperone, with protein MGGDFAGDPGVKYNDYVLPFQLEASGARGRLVRLGPVLDSILGRHDYPEPVLLLLGEAVTLTAMLGAALKFDGKFILQTQSDGAVGFLVVHYSSPGQIRGYASYDADEVAHLLNGAAPKKPLIGNGHLAMTIDPGAGMERYQGIVALTGNTLVDAAHEYFDQSEQIPTFIRIAVARQYTAGEDGEPGRWTWRAGGLMVQKLTREGGYESGRDVGTDEVDDDGWRRAQALATTVQDHELLDPTLGSDRLLYRLFHEEGVRVFDAAPVEARCNCSRERVEAMLEQFSADQVEAMAEDGTIVVKCEFCNTQYSFDADRYLHPGEPN; from the coding sequence ATGGGTGGAGATTTTGCCGGCGATCCCGGCGTGAAGTACAACGACTACGTTCTGCCATTTCAATTGGAAGCGTCGGGCGCGCGCGGGCGGCTCGTGCGCCTCGGTCCCGTGCTCGACAGCATTCTCGGGCGTCATGACTATCCCGAGCCGGTGCTGCTCCTTCTCGGCGAGGCGGTTACGCTGACCGCGATGCTCGGCGCGGCGTTGAAATTCGATGGCAAGTTCATCCTGCAAACGCAATCCGACGGCGCTGTGGGCTTTCTCGTCGTGCATTACAGCTCTCCCGGCCAGATCCGTGGCTATGCGAGCTATGACGCTGACGAAGTCGCCCATCTCCTTAACGGAGCCGCTCCCAAAAAGCCGCTGATCGGCAATGGCCATCTCGCGATGACCATCGATCCCGGCGCCGGCATGGAGCGCTATCAGGGCATTGTCGCGCTGACCGGCAATACGCTCGTCGATGCCGCGCACGAGTATTTCGACCAGTCCGAGCAGATCCCGACCTTCATCCGCATCGCCGTTGCCCGGCAATACACGGCGGGGGAGGACGGCGAACCGGGCCGTTGGACGTGGCGCGCGGGCGGCCTGATGGTGCAGAAGCTGACGCGCGAGGGCGGATATGAATCCGGCCGGGATGTTGGCACCGACGAGGTGGACGACGACGGCTGGCGGCGCGCGCAGGCCCTGGCGACCACGGTACAGGATCATGAATTGCTTGATCCGACGCTCGGCTCGGACCGGCTGCTCTATCGCCTGTTCCATGAAGAAGGCGTGCGTGTCTTCGACGCGGCGCCCGTGGAAGCGCGCTGCAACTGCTCGCGCGAGCGTGTGGAAGCGATGCTCGAACAGTTCTCGGCCGATCAGGTGGAGGCCATGGCCGAAGACGGCACGATCGTCGTGAAATGCGAGTTCTGCAACACGCAATACAGCTTCGACGCCGATCGGTATCTGCATCCGGGCGAGCCGAATTGA
- a CDS encoding AAA family ATPase has product MRFEGTDTYVATDDLRVAVNAAIVLERPLLVKGEPGTGKTVLAHEVAAALGAPLIEWHVKSTTKAQQGLYEYDAVSRLRDSQLGDERVKDIRNYIRKGKLWETFDAPVRPVLLIDEIDKADIEFPNDLLQELDRMEFHVYETGEVVKAAVRPVVIITSNNEKELPDAFLRRCFFHYIRFPDRDTMRAIVDVHFPGLKPRLLHEALSIFYDIRDVAGLKKKPSTSELIDWIKLLVNEDIDPETLKERDPRKLIPPLHGALLKNEQDVQLFERLAFLSRRRGE; this is encoded by the coding sequence ATGCGCTTTGAAGGAACCGACACGTACGTCGCCACCGATGACCTGCGCGTGGCCGTAAACGCGGCCATCGTGCTGGAGCGCCCGCTTCTCGTGAAGGGCGAACCCGGAACCGGCAAGACCGTGCTCGCGCATGAGGTCGCAGCCGCTCTCGGCGCGCCGCTGATCGAATGGCACGTCAAGTCCACCACCAAGGCGCAGCAGGGCCTTTACGAATACGACGCGGTGAGCCGCCTGCGCGACAGCCAGCTCGGCGACGAGCGCGTGAAGGACATCAGGAATTACATCCGCAAGGGGAAGCTGTGGGAGACGTTCGACGCGCCCGTGCGGCCGGTGCTGCTGATCGACGAGATCGACAAGGCCGACATCGAGTTTCCGAACGACCTGTTGCAGGAACTCGACCGCATGGAGTTCCACGTCTACGAGACGGGCGAGGTCGTGAAGGCGGCCGTGCGCCCCGTGGTGATCATCACGTCGAACAACGAGAAGGAACTGCCCGACGCGTTCCTGCGCCGCTGCTTCTTCCACTATATCCGCTTCCCCGACCGCGACACGATGCGCGCCATCGTGGACGTGCACTTCCCCGGCCTGAAGCCGCGCCTTCTGCATGAAGCGCTCAGCATCTTTTACGACATCCGCGATGTGGCGGGGCTGAAGAAAAAGCCCTCGACTTCGGAGCTGATCGACTGGATCAAGCTGCTCGTCAACGAGGACATCGACCCCGAAACGCTGAAGGAGCGCGACCCGCGCAAGCTCATCCCGCCGCTGCACGGCGCGCTGCTCAAGAACGAGCAGGATGTGCAATTGTTCGAGCGGCTGGCATTCCTGAGCCGGCGGCGGGGGGAATAA
- a CDS encoding patatin-like phospholipase family protein, with product MQQKRSPVTVDLALQGGGSHGAFTWGVLDRLLEEPWLRIEGISGTSAGAMNAAVMACGLGKGGSEGARASLDAFWARVGEAARFSPFQRSPLDVMLGRWSIDTSPLFVALDMTARLFSPYDLNPGGSNPLREILAESIDFDLLPKVPLKLFITATNVRTGRGRVFTNAELSPDVLLASACLPTLFQAVIIDGEPYWDGGYSGNPTITPLVRGCTAEDVILVQVNPVERGGTPKTAREILNRLNEVSFNATLLKELRMIAILKQVADAGDCEGARWAKMRIHRIGSEVIAELGSSSKLNAEAAFLAMLRDEGRRAADAFLAARAGDIGARSTLDLDALREEV from the coding sequence ATGCAACAGAAGCGCTCGCCCGTAACCGTAGACCTCGCGCTCCAGGGCGGCGGCTCGCATGGGGCCTTCACCTGGGGTGTACTCGACAGGCTGCTGGAAGAGCCCTGGCTTCGTATCGAGGGCATCTCCGGCACGTCTGCGGGCGCGATGAACGCCGCAGTCATGGCCTGCGGTCTCGGCAAGGGTGGCAGCGAGGGCGCGCGCGCCTCACTCGACGCCTTCTGGGCGCGAGTTGGCGAGGCGGCAAGGTTCAGCCCGTTCCAGCGAAGCCCCCTCGACGTGATGCTCGGCCGCTGGTCCATCGACACCTCGCCGCTGTTCGTCGCGCTGGACATGACGGCACGCCTGTTTTCGCCCTATGACCTGAACCCCGGCGGCAGCAACCCCTTGCGCGAAATTCTCGCAGAAAGCATCGACTTCGATCTGCTGCCCAAAGTGCCACTGAAACTCTTCATCACCGCCACGAATGTGCGCACGGGGCGCGGCCGCGTCTTTACCAACGCCGAGCTGTCGCCCGATGTGCTGCTGGCATCGGCCTGCCTGCCGACGCTGTTTCAGGCCGTGATTATCGACGGCGAACCCTATTGGGACGGCGGTTATTCCGGCAATCCCACCATCACGCCGCTGGTGCGCGGCTGCACCGCCGAAGACGTCATCCTCGTGCAGGTGAACCCGGTCGAGCGCGGCGGCACGCCCAAGACCGCGCGCGAAATCCTGAACCGCCTTAACGAGGTGTCGTTCAATGCCACGCTGCTGAAGGAGTTGCGCATGATCGCGATCCTGAAACAGGTGGCAGACGCGGGCGATTGCGAAGGCGCGCGCTGGGCGAAGATGCGCATCCACCGCATCGGCAGCGAGGTGATCGCGGAGCTTGGCTCGTCGTCGAAGCTCAACGCCGAGGCGGCGTTCCTCGCGATGCTGCGCGACGAGGGGCGGCGCGCGGCGGATGCATTCCTCGCGGCGAGGGCGGGCGATATCGGCGCGCGGTCGACGCTGGATCTGGATGCGCTGCGCGAGGAGGTTTGA
- a CDS encoding GlsB/YeaQ/YmgE family stress response membrane protein gives MSFSLSQIFVWVVIGIAGGSLAGILVTRERRGFGFWPNLGLGLLGAIVGGALFRVFNLLPDLETVAVSMRDIVSALIGSLIVLGLWWAYQRNKVV, from the coding sequence ATGTCCTTCAGTCTTTCGCAGATTTTCGTCTGGGTCGTCATCGGCATCGCGGGCGGCTCGCTCGCCGGTATCCTCGTGACGCGCGAACGGCGCGGCTTCGGCTTCTGGCCCAATCTCGGGCTCGGGTTGCTCGGCGCCATAGTGGGCGGCGCGCTGTTTCGCGTGTTCAACCTGCTGCCCGATCTCGAGACCGTGGCCGTCTCGATGCGGGACATCGTGTCAGCGCTCATCGGGTCGCTGATCGTGCTCGGGCTCTGGTGGGCCTATCAACGCAATAAGGTCGTCTAG
- a CDS encoding PHA/PHB synthase family protein: MIGSTSAIDRVFHYTLAKQTGGISPAALALCYMDWALHLSMAPGTRLQLGWKFFTDTLALQRYTLATLTSGDLSAGDCPPPAKADRRFSHEDWQRYPFNVIQQSFLVWENLWDAATKNVHGVSKEHEQAVNFLARQMLDMVAPSNFIATNPELLDKTVREGGFNLLRGALNLAEDKQRDAAGLPPAGVEEFKVGETLAVTPGKVVARTRLMELIQYSPTTAKVHPNPVLIVPAWIMKYYILDLSAQNSLIKYMVDQGFTVFAISWKNPDESYADTGMDDYRRFGILEALKAISQIVPERKVHALGYCLGGTLLSIAAAAMARDGDDRLKSLTLLAAQTDFSQPGELELFVNESQLAFLEDMMGERGYLSSAQMAGAFQLLRSNDLIWSHMIHDYMLGERTSMMDLMAWNADPTRMPARMHSEYLRDIFMGNQLAEGRYHVDGRSIALRDITAPIFVVGTETDHVAPWRSVYQINVLSDTDVTFVLTSGGHNAGIVSEPGRKHRHYRIATSRHDTPYVGPETWFRTNTPKDGSWWPEWARWLRAGSNEAVQPPKTGAPKAGYPALCDAPGTYVFE, from the coding sequence ATGATCGGAAGCACGAGCGCGATCGACCGCGTTTTTCATTACACGCTCGCCAAACAGACGGGCGGCATATCGCCTGCCGCACTGGCGCTTTGTTACATGGACTGGGCGCTCCATCTATCGATGGCTCCGGGCACGCGACTTCAACTCGGCTGGAAGTTTTTCACCGACACGCTCGCGCTTCAGCGTTACACGCTGGCGACACTCACGAGCGGCGATCTGTCGGCTGGTGATTGTCCGCCTCCGGCCAAGGCCGACCGCCGTTTCTCGCATGAAGACTGGCAGCGTTATCCCTTCAACGTGATCCAGCAGAGTTTTCTCGTCTGGGAAAACCTCTGGGACGCCGCGACGAAGAACGTCCACGGCGTCAGCAAGGAACACGAGCAGGCTGTCAACTTCCTTGCGCGCCAGATGCTCGACATGGTGGCGCCGTCCAATTTCATTGCCACGAACCCCGAACTTCTGGACAAGACGGTGCGCGAGGGCGGCTTCAATCTCCTTCGCGGCGCACTCAATCTCGCCGAGGACAAGCAGCGCGATGCGGCGGGGCTGCCGCCAGCGGGCGTCGAGGAGTTCAAGGTGGGCGAAACGCTCGCCGTGACGCCCGGCAAGGTGGTCGCCCGCACCCGGCTCATGGAACTGATCCAGTACAGCCCGACGACCGCGAAGGTGCATCCGAACCCGGTGCTGATCGTTCCGGCGTGGATCATGAAGTATTACATTCTCGATCTGTCGGCGCAGAACTCGCTGATCAAATATATGGTCGATCAGGGCTTCACGGTCTTTGCGATCTCGTGGAAGAACCCGGACGAAAGCTACGCCGACACAGGCATGGACGATTACCGCCGCTTCGGTATCCTGGAGGCGCTGAAGGCGATCTCGCAGATCGTGCCGGAGCGCAAGGTGCATGCGCTAGGCTACTGTCTCGGCGGCACGCTCCTGTCGATCGCGGCGGCGGCCATGGCGCGCGACGGCGACGACCGGCTGAAGTCGCTCACGCTGCTCGCCGCTCAGACGGATTTCAGCCAGCCCGGCGAGCTTGAGCTTTTCGTGAACGAGAGCCAGCTCGCCTTCCTCGAAGACATGATGGGGGAGCGCGGTTATCTCTCATCCGCGCAGATGGCCGGGGCGTTCCAGCTTCTCCGCTCGAACGATCTCATCTGGTCGCACATGATCCACGACTACATGCTCGGCGAGCGGACATCCATGATGGACCTGATGGCGTGGAACGCCGACCCGACGCGCATGCCCGCGCGCATGCATTCCGAATATCTGCGCGACATCTTCATGGGCAACCAGCTTGCCGAAGGGCGCTACCACGTGGACGGCCGCTCGATCGCGCTGCGCGACATCACAGCGCCGATCTTCGTCGTCGGCACGGAAACGGACCACGTCGCGCCGTGGCGCTCGGTGTATCAGATCAATGTCCTCTCCGACACCGACGTGACCTTCGTGCTGACGAGCGGCGGCCATAACGCGGGTATCGTGTCAGAGCCGGGGCGCAAGCACCGCCATTACCGCATCGCGACATCGCGCCACGACACCCCCTATGTCGGGCCCGAGACGTGGTTTCGCACCAACACGCCGAAGGACGGCTCGTGGTGGCCGGAATGGGCGCGGTGGCTTCGGGCGGGATCGAACGAGGCTGTGCAGCCGCCGAAGACCGGCGCGCCGAAGGCTGGATATCCCGCGCTCTGCGACGCACCCGGCACTTATGTTTTTGAATGA
- a CDS encoding universal stress protein, producing MPIKTILVYLPNGRTVGAILEPVVAIAAPRSAHVIGLHLIPQVPEYGEFPADVSEEVISRIQKAGQEAAAETKQAFEGVLLNSGLTFEWRCFSASYAAGSDAIVRNAHGADLVVCGAQSEDLPDAWNDFSEIALMGGGRPVLILPTAKPQKTFGRNVIIAWNDTREAARAVFDSLDLIKDASSVRAVTVIQRESERKAAEALGADLVANLSRHGITAASEVAYAGDNGAADAIVRLMGQDCDLLVMGGYSKSRFREMLFGGVSRDVLRQVPVATFVSH from the coding sequence ATGCCCATCAAGACAATCCTGGTTTATCTGCCCAACGGCCGCACGGTCGGCGCCATTCTCGAACCGGTAGTCGCAATCGCGGCTCCGCGGTCCGCCCATGTGATCGGACTGCACCTCATCCCGCAGGTGCCCGAATACGGCGAGTTCCCGGCTGACGTTTCCGAGGAGGTCATCTCCCGCATTCAAAAGGCGGGACAGGAAGCAGCCGCGGAAACCAAACAGGCTTTTGAAGGCGTGCTTCTCAATAGCGGCCTCACCTTCGAATGGCGCTGCTTCAGCGCGTCTTATGCCGCCGGTTCCGATGCCATCGTGAGAAATGCCCACGGTGCCGATCTTGTTGTTTGCGGTGCCCAATCCGAAGATCTGCCCGACGCATGGAACGACTTCTCCGAGATCGCGCTGATGGGCGGCGGGCGTCCGGTGCTGATCCTGCCGACCGCGAAGCCGCAGAAGACCTTCGGCCGGAACGTCATCATCGCATGGAACGACACACGCGAGGCGGCTCGCGCGGTGTTCGACTCGCTCGACCTGATCAAGGATGCTTCAAGTGTTCGCGCGGTGACGGTGATCCAGCGCGAAAGCGAGCGCAAGGCGGCGGAAGCACTTGGCGCGGACCTCGTGGCCAATCTTTCGCGCCACGGTATCACGGCTGCGAGCGAAGTCGCCTATGCGGGCGACAATGGCGCGGCCGACGCCATCGTGCGGCTGATGGGCCAGGACTGCGACCTGCTGGTCATGGGTGGCTATTCGAAATCGCGCTTCCGCGAAATGCTGTTCGGCGGCGTCAGCCGCGATGTCCTGCGGCAGGTGCCCGTAGCGACGTTCGTCTCTCATTGA
- a CDS encoding host attachment protein, with product MKPVRTYILIADGARARLLLSEGRAKALTEVPSSDERQTLKPDHELERDRPGRVHESANVSRHAIERPDLHQVEKGKFAVALAAKLDKRLENNEFDRLLVVAAPETLGVIRTALSEKLRAVVIGEVPKDLTKVPNGSVREYIGDEFPI from the coding sequence ATGAAGCCCGTGAGAACCTACATCCTGATCGCAGACGGCGCGCGGGCGCGTCTTCTGTTGTCCGAAGGGCGCGCGAAGGCCCTCACCGAGGTGCCGAGTTCCGATGAACGCCAGACGCTGAAGCCCGACCATGAGCTTGAGAGAGACAGGCCAGGCCGCGTTCATGAATCTGCGAACGTATCGCGGCACGCCATCGAGCGCCCGGACCTGCATCAGGTCGAGAAAGGAAAATTCGCGGTCGCACTCGCGGCAAAGCTGGACAAGCGACTGGAGAACAACGAATTCGACCGGCTTCTGGTGGTGGCCGCACCGGAAACGCTTGGCGTCATCCGGACCGCGCTGAGCGAAAAACTGCGCGCCGTCGTTATCGGTGAAGTGCCGAAGGACCTCACCAAGGTTCCTAATGGAAGCGTTCGGGAGTATATTGGGGATGAGTTCCCGATCTGA
- a CDS encoding SAM-dependent methyltransferase, with amino-acid sequence MVHEITHQNEERRAASSWPLWQVLETVVRDGHLRVWDFRGQVRAFGDRDMKPLAVRFSTGKAQRAFLADPQLGFAEGWMDGDIEIESGTLYELLALFAKNLTRKDFPIWMRAGDKFRRLTRFVRQWNDANGAKRNVSRHYDLPGSLYELFLDKDRQYSCAYFETGDQPLDEAQIAKKRHIAKKLCLTPRQRVLDIGCGWGGLALHLARERGATVVGITLSEEQEAYAKKRIEAGEEGAGRVDFRLADYRSIDEKFDRIVSVGMFEHVGVPNYRTFFRKVEDCLEDDGVALLHTIGRLSGPGHTNAFIAKYIFPGGYIPALSEIVPAIEKSGLFITDVEVLRLHYAETLAIWRHNFERNRSKAAAMLSERFCRMWEYYLAGCEVSFRYYDLCVFQIQLAKKIETVPITRAYLCP; translated from the coding sequence ATGGTCCACGAGATCACCCATCAGAACGAGGAGCGGCGAGCGGCGTCGTCCTGGCCGCTGTGGCAAGTTCTTGAAACCGTGGTACGCGACGGGCATTTGCGCGTCTGGGATTTCCGTGGTCAGGTCCGGGCCTTCGGGGACCGGGATATGAAACCGCTCGCCGTGCGCTTCTCGACAGGAAAGGCGCAAAGGGCCTTCCTCGCCGACCCCCAGCTCGGTTTCGCGGAAGGGTGGATGGATGGCGATATCGAGATCGAATCCGGAACGCTCTACGAACTTCTCGCACTATTCGCGAAAAACCTGACCCGCAAGGACTTCCCCATCTGGATGCGAGCCGGGGACAAGTTCCGCCGCCTGACGCGCTTCGTCCGGCAATGGAACGACGCCAACGGCGCAAAGCGCAACGTCAGCCGTCATTACGACTTGCCGGGGTCGCTGTACGAGCTGTTTCTGGACAAGGATCGCCAGTATTCCTGCGCCTATTTCGAGACAGGCGACCAACCCCTCGACGAGGCACAGATCGCCAAGAAACGCCACATTGCCAAGAAGCTCTGTCTTACGCCACGCCAGCGCGTGCTCGACATCGGCTGCGGTTGGGGCGGCCTCGCGCTCCATCTCGCGCGGGAGCGCGGCGCGACCGTGGTCGGCATCACGCTGAGCGAGGAGCAGGAAGCCTACGCGAAGAAAAGGATCGAAGCGGGCGAGGAAGGCGCGGGAAGGGTCGACTTCCGTCTCGCGGACTATCGAAGCATCGACGAAAAATTCGACCGCATCGTTTCGGTCGGCATGTTCGAACATGTCGGCGTGCCGAACTACAGGACCTTCTTCCGCAAGGTCGAGGACTGCCTCGAAGACGATGGCGTGGCACTGCTGCACACCATCGGGCGGCTTTCCGGCCCCGGACATACGAATGCATTCATCGCAAAATACATCTTCCCCGGCGGCTACATCCCCGCGCTGAGCGAAATCGTGCCGGCCATCGAGAAATCCGGCTTGTTCATCACCGATGTCGAGGTCTTGCGGCTGCATTACGCCGAGACGCTCGCGATCTGGCGGCATAATTTCGAGCGAAACAGAAGCAAGGCCGCGGCGATGCTGTCCGAACGCTTCTGCCGGATGTGGGAGTATTATCTGGCGGGCTGCGAAGTGAGCTTCCGCTATTACGATCTGTGCGTCTTCCAGATCCAGCTTGCCAAAAAGATCGAGACGGTGCCGATAACGCGCGCCTATCTATGCCCCTGA
- a CDS encoding DUF5335 domain-containing protein, translated as MQNLKLEKRDWQPLLDHISRSEGAYKVTIEVDRADIGAQVQVENVDFRGVSYDPKDDDIAIDAGAIEHRIHKPKDLSVAVEGAELISLEILDENHAVNSIKFKPRLNLPDLLLPGDQ; from the coding sequence ATGCAAAACCTCAAGTTGGAAAAGCGCGACTGGCAGCCTCTTCTCGATCATATCTCCCGCTCGGAAGGCGCTTACAAGGTCACGATCGAGGTCGACCGCGCGGACATCGGCGCTCAAGTTCAAGTGGAGAATGTCGATTTTCGCGGGGTGAGCTATGACCCGAAAGATGATGACATCGCCATTGACGCGGGCGCGATCGAGCACCGGATACACAAGCCGAAGGATCTTTCGGTTGCTGTCGAGGGCGCGGAACTGATTTCGCTCGAAATTCTCGACGAGAACCACGCGGTGAACTCGATCAAGTTCAAGCCGCGCCTCAATCTGCCCGATCTGTTGCTGCCGGGCGATCAGTAA